Proteins encoded in a region of the Zea mays cultivar B73 chromosome 4, Zm-B73-REFERENCE-NAM-5.0, whole genome shotgun sequence genome:
- the LOC103652667 gene encoding scarecrow-like protein 34 encodes MSATPEDFLGAPYLAAPEPFSPSVFLDLPPTPERPDNSDDLVLPYIAQMLMEEDIDDKFFYQFPDHPALLTAQQPYAQILSDSATATATSSSSDSANATSSSSASGTGGNSTLSPSSDAPAGWPYDDALDISHLLRSPTYPATHMMGVGLDDFAELLTPPQGQGEAQRQQSSLAALSDGAEEEDGSTKAEATTTFPVGDADHAALASAFFGAQNGGDTDMLNMAFLKGMEEAKKFLPTNNSLLIGLDETSCKSLPKDRYIKPYTAFAATQVKEEEEHVVVHGNGMPMFGGSRSTNGRVRKNHRAEGDDLEAETGRSSKLMMPEQEETGANELYDEIMNCTYEGFMKRMEDLRIAMDSESEKSARKVSRKGARGRQQLVNEVVDLRTMLIHCAQSVATGDRRSAAEVLKQIKHHSSPKGDATQRLAHCFAMGLEARLAGTGSQAYQSLMAQHTSVVEFLKAYSLYMAASCFMKVRFIFSNMTICNAVAGRSKLHIVEYGVQHGFQYPGLFHLLARREGGPPEVRVTAIAVPQPGFRPAHQIEETGRRLSNIAREMGVPFKFRGIAAKWEAVRAKDLNIDPDEVLAVNSECYIGNLMDESVLVDSPSPRDTVLNNIREMRPNVFVHTVVNGTYGAPFFLTRFREALFFFSAQFDMIDATIPRDNNERLLIERDIFGTFALNVIACEGADRVERPETYKQWQVRNHRAGLRQLPLNPEVVKASRDKVKNYYHRDFLIDEDNRWLLLGWKGRVLYAMSTWVAEDNKPIF; translated from the coding sequence ATGTCCGCCACGCCGGAGGACTTCCTGGGGGCGCCGTACCTGGCCGCGCCGGAGCCCTTCTCGCCCTCCGTCTTCCTCGACCTGCCCCCGACGCCGGAGCGCCCGGATAACTCCGACGACCTCGTCCTCCCCTACATCGCCCAGATGCTCATGGAGGAGGACATCGACGACAAGTTCTTCTACCAGTTCCCCGACCACCCGGCGCTCCTCACCGCCCAGCAGCCCTACGCGCAGATCCTATCCGActccgccaccgccaccgccacctcctcttcgtccgactccgccaACGCCACCAGCAGCAGTAGCGCCTCGGGGACCGGCGGCAACTCCACCCTCTCGCCCTCTTCCGACGCCCCCGCCGGCTGGCCCTACGACGACGCACTCGATATCTCCCACCTGCTCCGCTCCCCGACATACCCTGCTACTCACATGATGGGGGTCGGCCTCGACGACTTCGCCGAACTCTTGACGCCGCCACAGGGCCAAGGCGAAGCCCAGCGGCAGCAATCTTCCCTCGCCGCGCTCTCGGATGGCGCGGAAGAAGAGGACGGGAGCACCAAGGCAGAGGCCACCACAACGTTTCCGGTTGGCGACGCCGACCacgccgccctggcctcggccttcTTCGGCGCCCAGAACGGGGGGGACACGGACATGCTTAACATGGCCTTCCTCAAAGGCATGGAGGAGGCCAAGAAGTTCTTGCCCACCAACAACAGCCTACTCATCGGCCTTGATGAAACCTCCTGCAAATCCTtgcctaaagacagatacatcaagccCTACACTGCCTTTGCCGCTACCCAAgtgaaggaggaggaggagcatgtGGTGGTGCATGGAAATGGAATGCCAATGTTTGGGGGAAGCAGAAGCACCAATGGCAGGGTCCGCAAGAACCACCGTGCTGAGGGGGATGATCTGGAGGCTGAGACAGGCAGGAGCAGCAAGCTGATGATGCCGGAACAGGAGGAAACCGGTGCCAACGAGCTTTACGATGAAATCATGAATTGTACCTATGAGGGATTCATGAAGCGCATGGAGGACCTGCGCATCGCCATGGACAGCGAGTCTGAGAAGAGCGCCAGGAAGGTCAGCAGGAAGGGGGCGCGGGGGAGGCAGCAGCTCGTGAACGAGGTCGTTGACCTGCGCACCATGCTCATCCATTGCGCACAGTCGGTGGCCACCGGCGACCGCCGAAGCGCGGCCGAGGTCCTGAAGCAGATCAAGCACCACTCCTCACCCAAAGGGGATGCCACACAGAGGCTGGCTCATTGTTTCGCCATGGGACTGGAGGCACGGCTTGCAGGCACGGGGAGCCAGGCGTACCAGTCGCTCATGGCACAACACACTTCGGTCGTGGAATTTCTCAAGGCATATAGCCTTTACATGGCAGCCAGCTGCTTCATGAAGGTGAGGTTCATCTTCTCCAACATGACCATTTGCAATGCCGTGGCAGGGAGGAGCAAGTTGCACATTGTGGAGTATGGTGTGCAGCATGGATTCCAGTATCCAGGTCTGTTCCATCTACTAGCAAGGAGGGAAGGTGGACCGCCAGAGGTGAGGGTCACCGCGATTGCTGTCCCACAACCCGGGTTTCGCCCAGCACACCAGATTGAAGAAACAGGCCGCCGTCTCAGCAACATTGCCCGTGAGATGGGTGTGCCATTCAAGTTCCGCGGTATTGCAGCAAAGTGGGAGGCCGTCCGTGCTAAGGATCTCAATATTGATCCAGATGAGGTGCTTGCTGTCAACAGTGAGTGCTATATCGGCAACTTGATGGACGAGAGTGTTTTGGTGGACAGCCCGAGCCCTAGGGATACGGTCCTCAACAACATCCGCGAGATGCGGCCCAATGTGTTCGTCCACACTGTCGTAAATGGAACATATGGTGCACCGTTCTTTTTGACACGGTTCCGAGAGGCACTCTTCTTCTTCTCGGCACAGTTTGACATGATCGATGCAACCATCCCTAGGGACAATAATGAACGGCTGCTGATCGAGCGGGATATCTTTGGGACATTTGCCCTGAATGTGATTGCTTGTGAGGGTGCAGACAGGGTGGAACGGCCTGAAACTTATAAGCAATGGCAAGTGCGAAACCACAGGGCTGGGCTGAGGCAGCTGCCACTGAATCCAGAGGTTGTCAAGGCTTCCAGGGACAAGGTCAAGAACTATTATCACAGAGACTTTCTCATCGATGAGGATAACCGTTGGTTGCTGCTTGGGTGGAAGGGACGGGTGCTCTATGCCATGTCGACATGGGTTGCTGAGGATAATAAGCCCATCTTTTAG
- the LOC100383117 gene encoding Scarecrow-like protein 9-like: protein MAAEPADVGDSEPEPFSPSDFLNLGPPTPRLDSPALQLHDDDDDLVLLFISRMLMEEETDGFFEQYHPDHPALLQAQQPFADILAGAAAADGSRGTSVAGSPAFAANAIWPYDPVQLSQLLLSRTYPADTAAYPSAAADSMASSAGSGAGTVNMDMLNLAFLKGMEEASKFLPATSNNHDHRRQATETCDKRVDESSPLLQQSASKGRKNHRHAPYWGEDEEAETGRRSCKVMAVETEESEMVEEFVQSGYDSLHEQMMAMTLSTAGSRKGKGKGKGSANEAVDLRTLLIHCAQAVAAGNRPSAADLLGKIRARSSPRGDATQRLAHCFAGGLEARLAGTGTQQLTAATKRASAVEILRAYQLYLAACSFTAMAYKFSNLAICKAVGGGGRKKVHIVDYGDHYYGFQWPSLLGYWGSLEAGPPEVRITAIDFPEPGFRPDARLQATGRRLTCFARRHGVPLRFHGIEARWDAVSVDELSIERDEVLVVNGLFSLGRMQEQEQDDVDRDSRPSPRDTVLGNVRKMRPDVFVLCVENSSYGAPLFVTRFREALFYYSALFDMMDAVAARDDDDRVLVEQHLFGQRALNAIACEGSDRVERPETYRQWQVRNERAGLRQLPLDPDAVRAIRRKVKDKYHRDLFIDEDQQWLLQGWKGRVLYAMSAWAAK, encoded by the coding sequence ATGGCCGCCGAGCCGGCGGATGTCGGCGACTCCGAGCCCGAGCCCTTCTCCCCGTCGGACTTCCTCAACCTTGGTCCCCCAACGCCTCGCCTCGACAGCCCCGCCCTGCAGCtgcacgacgacgatgacgacctcGTGCTCCTCTTCATCTCGCGCATGCTCATGGAAGAGGAGACGGACGGCTTCTTCGAGCAGTACCACCCGGACCACCCCGCGCTGCTCCAGGCCCAGCAGCCCTTCGCCGACATCCTCgctggcgccgccgccgccgacggcagCCGAGGGACCTCTGTAGCTGGCTCCCCTGCATTCGCCGCCAACGCTATCTGGCCCTACGATCCAGTCCAGCTCTCCCAGCTGCTTCTTTCTAGGACCTACCCGGCCGACACGGCGGCATACCCCAGCGCCGCCGCCGACTCGATGGCGTCCTCTGCCGGGTCCGGTGCTGGCACGGTAAACATGGACATGCTCAACCTGGCGTTCCTCAAGGGCATGGAGGAGGCCAGCAAGTTCTTGCCGGCCACCAGCAACAACCATGACCACCGGCGCCAAGCGACGGAAACATGCGACAAGCGGGTGGACGAATCGTCGCCGTTGCTCCAACAGAGTGCAAGCAAAGGCCGCAAGAACCACAGGCACGCTCCTTATTGGGGTGAGGATGAGGAGGCCGAGACAGGCAGGAGGAGCTGCAAGGTGATGGCGGTCGAAACAGAGGAAAGCGAGATGGTGGAGGAGTTCGTCCAGAGCGGATACGACTCGCTGCACGAGCAGATGATGGCCATGACCCTCAGCACGGCCGGCAGCAGGAAAGGGAAGGGGAAAGGGAAAGGGAGCGCCAACGAGGCCGTGGACCTGCGCACCTTGCTGATCCACTGCGCGCAGGCCGTGGCCGCCGGCAACCGCCCCAGCGCCGCGGACCTGCTGGGCAAGATCAGGGCGCGCTCCTCGCCGAGGGGAGACGCCACGCAGAGGCTAGCGCACTGCTTCGCCGGGGGGCTGGAGGCGCGGCTCGCGGGCACTGGGACCCAGCAGCTCACGGCGGCGACGAAGCGCGCCTCCGCCGTGGAGATCCTCAGGGCCTACCAGCTCTACCTGGCGGCCTGCAGCTTCACAGCGATGGCGTACAAGTTCTCCAACCTGGCCATCTGCAaggccgtcggcggcggcgggaggAAGAAGGTGCACATCGTGGACTACGGCGACCACTACTACGGGTTCCAGTGGCCGTCGTTGCTGGGCTACTGGGGTAGCCTGGAGGCTGGGCCGCCCGAGGTGAGGATCACCGCCATCGACTTCCCCGAGCCCGGGTTCCGCCCGGATGCTCGGCTCCAGGCGACCGGGCGGCGGCTCACATGCTTCGCTCGCCGGCATGGCGTCCCCTTGAGGTTCCACGGCATCGAGGCCAGGTGGGACGCGGTTTCGGTGGACGAGCTGAGCATCGAGCGCGACGAGGTGCTCGTCGTGAACGGCCTGTTCAGTCTCGGTAGgatgcaggagcaggagcaggacgaCGTGGATAGGGATAGCCGGCCGAGCCCTAGGGACACTGTCCTCGGTAACGTCCGGAAGATGCGGCCCGACGTGTTCGTCCTGTGCGTGGAGAACAGCTCGTACGGCGCGCCCTTGTTCGTGACGCGGTTCCGGGAGGCGCTCTTCTACTACTCGGCGCTGTTCGACATGATGGACGCGGTGGCGGCGCGGGACGACGACGACCGCGTGCTGGTGGAGCAGCACCTGTTTGGGCAGCGCGCCTTGAACGCCATCGCGTGCGAGGGCTCGGACAGGGTGGAGCGGCCGGAGACGTACCGGCAGTGGCAGGTGCGGAACGAACGGGCAGGGCTGAGGCAGCTCCCGTTGGATCCTGATGCGGTTCGGGCCATCAGAAGGAAGGTGAAGGACAAGTACCACAGGGACTTGTTCATCGATGAGGATCAGCAGTGGCTCCTGCAAGGGTGGAAGGGACGAGTACTCTACGCCATGTCTGCGTGGGCTGCAAAATGA
- the LOC100276648 gene encoding uncharacterized protein LOC100276648, producing the protein MAAAAPHAYSSLVPVSAARPLSGSTVSFGASCHKWRKVPAWRLHCVAEDEAEEVKDFGVNMALSMLKFYKREISPLLPSSCRYVPTCSEYSMQAYKRYGVVKGSILTAWRLCRCNPLGGYGYDPPKWFGEEDVPLQ; encoded by the exons ATGGCTGCCGCTGCCCCCCATGCATACTCCTCCCTCGTGCCTGTTTCGGCTGCGCGGCCTCTCTCCGGAAGCACAG TTTCTTTCGGTGCTTCGTGCCACAAGTGGAGGAAGGTTCCGGCATGGCGACTCCACTGTGTTGCTGAAGACGAAG CAGAGGAAGTCAAAGATTTTGGAGTCAATATGGCACTATCCATGCTAAAATTTTACAAAC GAGAAATATCACCTTTACTACCTTCAAGCTGCCGATATGTACCAACTTGCAGTGAGTACTCTATGCAGGCGTACAAACGATATGGTGTTGTAAAGGGTTCCATCTTGACTGCTTGGCGCCTTTGCCGTTGTAATCCTCTTG GTGGATATGGGTATGATCCTCCAAAATGGTTTGGCGAGGAAGATGTACCTCTGCAATAG
- the LOC100501842 gene encoding uncharacterized protein LOC100501842, translating into MAAAPEAEGLFGDPEPFSPSIFLDLPPTPRPDGNDEVPASSDDLVLPFITRILMEEDINDQFFYQFPDHPVLLRAQEPYAQILSEPATARAASGSPATVSPSSDEDPVQPLLSPPYPDTGLRDINDDGVGASPGFEQSDPGKLRTAALGLPTGDGDRAALAPVFFNSGDADAEMLNKAFLKGMEEAKKFLPTTSSSLLIYPPGAEEELGINGRGRKDRDRLGWDDLEAETFRKSKLMVPEPEETDEMVDQMIFNGLEMCLREMKALRISMGSGEAKKNSRKGKQGRRSSADEAVELSTLLVHCAQAVATDNRRSATELLRQIKQQSSPKGDATQRLAHCFAEGLEARLAGSGSQLYRSLMAERIPAMEYLRAYWLYLAACCFKMTAFSFSNKTILKAIAGRRKVHIVDYGIDYGVQWPSLLGRVATMDMEGGPPEVRITGIDLPQPGFRPAARIDETGRRLSDYARQIGVPFKFRGITARWDAVGADDLSIDPDEVLIVNSIVRFGNLMDEGADIDSPSARDVVLGAIREARPDAFILHVMNVSYGAPFFVTRFREALFFYSAMFDMLDATAPRDSRQRFMVERGFFRQCALNVVACEGVDRVERPETYRQWQARNRRAGLRQLPLDPDTVRALREKVREQYHRDFVIDTDRDWLLEGWKGRILYAMSTWVADDDAVSEHHHTYTY; encoded by the coding sequence ATGGCCGCCGCGCCGGAGGCCGAGGGTCTCTTCGGTGACCCCGAGCCCTTCTCCCCGTCCATCTTCCTCGACCTGCCCCCGACGCCCCGCCCCGATGGCAACGACGAAGTCCCGGCCTCGTCGGACGACCTCGTCCTCCCCTTCATCACGCGGATCCTCATGGAGGAGGACATCAACGACCAATTCTTCTACCAGTTCCCCGACCACCCCGTGCTCCTCCGAGCCCAGGAACCGTACGCGCAGATCCTCTCTGAGCCAGCTACAGCTCGCGCCGCCTCGGGGTCCCCCGCCACCGTCTCGCCGTCCTCCGACGAGGACCCTGTCCAGCCCCTCCTGTCCCCGCCGTACCCCGATACGGGACTGCGTGACATCAACGACGACGGTGTCGGCGCCAGCCCGGGGTTCGAGCAGAGTGATCCGGGGAAATTGAGGACCGCAGCCTTGGGATTGCCCACCGGTGACGGTGACCGCGCGGCGCTGGCCCCGGTATTCTTCAACAGCGGAGACGCGGACGCGGAGATGCTCAACAAGGCATTCCTCAAGGGTATGGAGGAGGCCAAGAAGTTCTTGCCCACCACCAGCAGCAGCCTTCTAATCTACCCACCTGGGGCAGAGGAGGAGTTGGGCATTAATGGCAGGGGCCGCAAGGACAGGGACAGGCTCGGTTGGGATGACTTGGAGGCTGAGACGTTCAGGAAGAGCAAGCTGATGGTTCCCGAGCCCGAGGAAACTGACGAGATGGTCGATCAAATGATCTTCAACGGACTCGAAATGTGCCTCAGAGAAATGAAGGCCCTGCGGATCAGTATGGGCAGCGGCGAGGCTAAGAAGAACAGCAGGAAGGGCAAACAGGGAAGGAGGTCGAGCGCCGACGAGGCGGTGGAGCTGAGCACCTTGCTCGTCCACTGCGCACAGGCTGTGGCCACCGACAACCGGCGGAGCGCGACCGAGCTGCTGCGACAGATCAAGCAGCAGTCGTCACCCAAGGGCGACGCCACGCAGAGGTTGGCACACTGTTTCGCAGAGGGACTGGAGGCGCGGCTGGCAGGGTCGGGGAGCCAGCTCTACCGGTCTCTCATGGCCGAGCGAATCCCGGCCATGGAGTACCTCAGGGCCTACTGGCTGTACCTGGCAGCGTGCTGCTTCAAGATGACGGCGTTCAGTTTCTCCAACAAGACCATCTTGAAGGCCATCGCCGGGAGGAGAAAGGTTCACATCGTGGACTACGGCATAGACTACGGGGTTCAGTGGCCAAGCTTGCTCGGCCGTGTGGCGACCATGGACATGGAGGGCGGGCCGCCAGAGGTGAGGATCACCGGCATCGATCTCCCCCAGCCCGGCTTCCGCCCAGCCGCGCGGATCGACGAGACCGGGCGGCGGCTCAGCGACTACGCTCGCCAGATCGGCGTGCCGTTCAAGTTCCGCGGCATCACGGCGAGGTGGGACGCGGTCGGTGCCGACGACCTCAGCATCGACCCCGACGAGGTGCTCATCGTCAACAGCATCGTCCGGTTCGGAAACCTGATGGACGAGGGGGCCGACATAGACAGCCCGAGCGCTAGAGACGTCGTCCTCGGAGCCATCCGCGAGGCACGGCCTGACGCGTTCATCCTCCACGTCATGAACGTGTCCTACGGCGCCCCGTTCTTCGTGACGCGGTTCCGGGAGGCGCTCTTCTTCTACTCCGCCATGTTCGACATGCTGGACGCCACGGCTCCGCGCGACAGCCGGCAGCGCTTCATGGTCGAGCGCGGATTCTTCAGGCAGTGCGCCCTGAACGTCGTCGCCTGCGAGGGCGTGGACAGGGTGGAGCGCCCTGAGACGTACAGGCAGTGGCAGGCGCGGAACCGGCGGGCGGGGCTCAGGCAGCTTCCGCTGGATCCGGACACCGTGAGGGCGTTGAGGGAGAAGGTGAGGGAGCAGTATCACAGGGACTTTGTCATCGATACGGATCGTGATTGGCTCCTGGAAGGATGGAAGGGACGCATACTCTACGCCATGTCGACATGGGTTGCAGATGACGATGCTGTCTCAGAACATCACCACACATACACATACTAG
- the LOC103652666 gene encoding scarecrow-like protein 34, with protein sequence MSAAPDEFLAQGTYLAAPEPFSPSIFLDLPPTPRPNGDDPTSDDPASSDDLVLPFISRMLMEEDIDDKFFYQFPDHPALLSAQQPYAQILSDATASSSSDSATAISSGTVGNSTLSSSSLAAASAEPTWPYDPIELSQLLRSPPYPDMGVGLDDFTTEEVNAVFLPGQDAAFQPSPAFFVTGGSGQRLSASLTAQNVGGVGAQQQRVSLVAQDAGDSVAIQRSAFLNGAEETKTEATTLPAGDGDHAALLSAFLGAQNGENMDMLNVAFLKGMEEAKKFLPTNNSLLVDLDDTYGQSLPTDRDTKPCTAFAATQVKEEEVVVDVISMFGGSSNGRGRKNSHTQEDLESEMGRNSKLMMPEQEETGASELFDELMSCKYDGFLKHMQDLRIAMDSESEKSVRRVSGKGARGKQHGNEFVDLHTMLIHCAQAMATGDRRSATEMLKQIKQHSSLRGDATQRLAYCFAEGLEVRLAGTGSQVYQSLMAKRTSVVEFLKAYKLFLAAISLNKVHIIFSNGNIVDAVAGRSKLHIVAYGVQYGLQWPGLLHFLAGREGGPPEVRFTGIDLPQPGFRPAYQIEETGRRLSNCAREFGVPFKFHAIAAKWEMVSAEDLNIDPDEVLVVNSDCHLSNLMDEGVDADTPSPRDLVLNNIRKMRPNIFIQIVNSGTYGAPFFLTRFREALFYYSALFDMLDATIPRDNDERLLIERDIVGRSALNVIACEGADRLDRPETYKQWQVRNHRAGLKQLPLNPEVVKLARDKVKKYYHKDFLIDEDRQWLLQGWKGRVLFAMSTWVAEDNNSTF encoded by the coding sequence ATGTCCGCCGCGCCGGATGAGTTCCTGGCACAGGGGACCTACCTCGCCGCCCCCGAGCCCTTCTCCCCCTCCATCTTCCTCGACCTGCCCCCGACGCCACGCCCCAACGGCGACGACCCGACCTCCGACGACCCAGCCTCCTCCGACGATCTCGTCCTCCCCTTCATCTCGCGGATGCTCATGGAGGAGGACATCGACGACAAGTTCTTCTACCAGTTCCCCGACCACCCCGCGCTCCTCAGCGCCCAGCAGCCGTACGCACAGATCCTCTCCGACGccaccgcctcctcctcctccgactccgccaCCGCCATCAGCTCAGGGACCGTCGGGAACTCCACCCTCTCGTCCTCCTCCCTTGCCGCCGCATCTGCCGAACCCACCTGGCCCTACGACCCAATCGAACTCTCCCAGCTGCTGCGCTCTCCTCCGTACCCGGACATGGGGGTGGGGCTCGATGATTTCACCACCGAAGAGGTCAACGCCGTCTTCTTGCCGGGACAAGACGCCGCGTTCCAGCCGAGTCCGGCGTTCTTTGTTACCGGCGGTAGCGGCCAACGGCTGAGCGCTTCCCTCACCGCCCAGAACGTTGGCGGTGTTGGAGCTCAACAGCAGCGTGTTTCCCTCGTTGCCCAGGACGCCGGTGATAGCGTGGCCATCCAGAGGTCGGCGTTCTTGAATGGCGCGGAGGAGACGAAGACAGAGGCCACCACCTTGCCTGCTGGTGATGGTGACCATGCCGCGCTGTTGTCGGCCTTCTTGGGTGCGCAGAATGGGGAAAACATGGACATGCTCAACGTGGCCTTCCTCAAAGGCATGGAAGAGGCCAAGAAGTTCTTGCCCACCAATAATAGCCTTCTTGTCGACCTTGACGACACCTATGGCCAATCCTTGCCTACAGACAGAGACACCAAGCCGTGCACTGCCTTTGCTGCTACCCAAGTGaaggaggaggaggtggtggtggatGTAATATCAATGTTTGGAGGAAGTAGCAATGGCAGGGGCCGGAAGAACAgtcacacccaagaggacttggaGTCGGAGATGGGCAGAAACAGCAAGCTGATGATGCCTGAACAAGAAGAAACTGGTGCTAGTGAGCTATTCGACGAATTAATGTCCTGCAAATATGATGGATTCTTGAAACACATGCAGGATCTGCGCATCGCCATGGATAGCGAGTCTGAGAAGAGTGTGAGGAGGGTGAGTGGGAAGGGGGCACGAGGGAAGCAGCATGGGAATGAGTTTGTTGACCTGCACACCATGCTTATCCATTGCGCACAGGCAATGGCCACCGGTGATCGCCGAAGTGCAACCGAGATGCTGAAACAGATCAAGCAGCACTCCTCTCTCAGAGGGGATGCCACACAGAGGTTGGCCTATTGTTTTGCAGAAGGACTGGAGGTGCGACTTGCTGGCACAGGGAGCCAGGTGTACCAGTCCCTCATGGCAAAACGCACATCCGTTGTGGAGTTCCTCAAGGCATACAAGCTATTTTTGGCGGCCATCAGCCTCAATAAGGTGCATATCATCTTCTCCAATGGGAACATCGTGGATGCCGTGGCAGGGAGGAGCAAGTTGCACATTGTAGCATATGGTGTACAGTATGGTTTACAGTGGCCAGGCTTGCTACATTTCCTGGCAGGTAGAGAAGGTGGGCCTCCAGAGGTGAGATTCACCGGCATTGACCTTCCACAGCCAGGGTTCCGCCCAGCCTACCAGATTGAAGAAACAGGCCGCCGGCTTAGCAACTGTGCCCGTGAATTCGGTGTGCCATTCAAGTTCCATGCTATAGCAGCAAAGTGGGAGATGGTCTCTGCCGAGGACCTGAACATTGATCCAGATGAGGTGCTTGTTGTGAACAGCGATTGCCACTTGAGCAACTTGATGGATGAGGGTGTTGACGCTGACACCCCAAGCCCCCGAGATTTGGTGCTCAACAACATTCGGAAGATGCGACCCAATATTTTCATCCAGATTGTCAATAGTGGCACATATGGTGCTCCATTCTTCCTCACACGGTTCCGGGAGGCACTGTTCTACTACTCAGCACTATTTGACATGCTGGATGCAACCATTCCCCGGGATAATGATGAACGGCTGCTGATCGAGCGGGATATTGTTGGGCGATCTGCCCTGAATGTTATTGCTTGTGAGGGTGCAGACAGGTTGGATCGCCCTGAGACTTATAAGCAATGGCAGGTGCGGAACCACCGGGCTGGGCTCAAGCAGCTACCGTTGAATCCAGAGGTTGTAAAGCTTGCCAGGGATAAGGTCAAGAAATATTACCACAAAGACTTTCTCATCGATGAGGATCGCCAATGGTTGTTGCAGGGATGGAAAGGGCGGGTCCTCTTTGCCATGTCAACTTGGGTTGCTGAGGATAATAACTCCACCTTTTAG